From a region of the Odontesthes bonariensis isolate fOdoBon6 chromosome 2, fOdoBon6.hap1, whole genome shotgun sequence genome:
- the LOC142398689 gene encoding uncharacterized protein LOC142398689, which produces MDRAESAASSGRSANRNPSRPPEPSDTKGQHHRRRAESPTSDCLSLKSYWSMDKPPDLSDEAGPSGTKGQHHRQRAESPTSDCLSLKSDRSKGIPPDLSDEAGPSGTNRHPSKITLKTTSLVVRRLFNDIDLQVQAGSRVSLYFHVSPPGAPRPQ; this is translated from the exons ATGGACAGAGCAGAGTCTGCAGCATCCAGCGGTCGCTCTGCCAACAGGAACCCATCCAGACCTCCAGAAccatcagacacaaa aggtcagcaccacAGACGGAGAGCAGAGTCTCCAACATCCGACTGTCTGTCTCTGAAGAGTTACTGGTCCATGGATAAACCTCCAGACCTCAGTGATGAAGCTGGACCCTCAggcacaaa aggtcagcaccacagacagagagcagagtctccaACATCCGACTGTCTGTCTCTGAAGAGTGACCGGTCCAAAGGAATACCTCCAGACCTCAGTGATGAAGCTGGACCCTCAggcacaaa TCGTCATCCGTCCAAGATCACTCTCAAGACCACCAGTCTCGTCGTTCGCCGTCTCTTCAACGATATTGACCTCCAAGTCCAGGCTGGCAGCCGCGTCAGCCTTTACTTCCATGTTTCCCCTCCAGGAGCACCCAGGCCCCAGTAG